In Drosophila yakuba strain Tai18E2 chromosome X, Prin_Dyak_Tai18E2_2.1, whole genome shotgun sequence, a single genomic region encodes these proteins:
- the LOC6526141 gene encoding transmembrane protein 205 isoform X2 translates to MRATILTRTTQPAHLIAVCILVFVLMTVGRDLIDPTTTVATEAAAENAAASATAASTRTATGGVLAALVFLGAFATHFGSQIWMTFVSGLSLYFSLPRHVFGQCQQILFPRYFALNAMLSLTMLVVYAKYFLSGWTTSAGIQMGSLALAAGIEVVVRLYLVPPMLQLMHEKYRIEDAIGSGQEVGSLVQGDLVDCPHYQRIHKGFRRIHMTIAIGNMTVMLTTCLQLYFLASKIRLS, encoded by the exons ATGAGGGCCAC AATTCTGACGCGTACGACACAACCAGCACACTTGATAGCCGTTTGCATATTGGTCTTTGTGCTGATGACTGTGGGACGCGACCTCATCGACCCAACGACAACAGTtgcaacagaagcagcagcagaaaacgCAGCAGCgtctgcaacagcagcatcgACGAGAACAGCAACGGGCGGAGTTCTGGCGGCCTTGGTCTTTCTGGGCGCCTTTGCCACCCACTTTGGGTCGCAGATCTGGATGACATTTGTCTCGG GACTCTCGCTGTATTTCTCTCTGCCCCGCCACGTTTTCGGACAGTGCCAGCAGATCCTGTTCCCGCGCTACTTCGCCCTGAACGCCATGCTCAGTCTGACGATGCTGGTGGTGTATGCCAAGTATTTCCTCAGTGGATGGACGACATCGGCGGGCATCCAGATGGGATCGCTGGCCCTGGCGGCGGGAATCGAGGTGGTGGTGCGACTGTATCTGGTGCCACCGATGCTGCAGCTAATGCACGAGAAGTACAGGATCGAGGATGCGATCGGCAGTGGCCAGGAGGTGGGCAGCCTCGTCCAGGGCGACCTCGTCGACTGTCCGCACTATCAGCGCATCCACAAGGGATTCCGGCGCATTCACATGACCATCGCCATTGGCAACATGACGGTCATGCTGACCACCTGCCTGCAGCTGTATTTTCTGGCATCGAAAATACGCCTTAGCTAA
- the LOC6526141 gene encoding uncharacterized protein LOC6526141 isoform X1 — MCHNSGIVEKNNEQQIERYMACGMPSKAVKSVKYTLKKREKKEQLRRDLQKDLHREQQLLEELELSSSNSDCSSSSVSGSDSEDSGVTETVLKSPPAAETTPSPKVSSPPPTPRSDLLRFCPRFRKLQQEQQQQMLKEMELQEEETLTNAALKAQQQRKLSSMEPSMDDALAIGTQMTRQVSERITCLVAQLQASRLYTILTRTTQPAHLIAVCILVFVLMTVGRDLIDPTTTVATEAAAENAAASATAASTRTATGGVLAALVFLGAFATHFGSQIWMTFVSGLSLYFSLPRHVFGQCQQILFPRYFALNAMLSLTMLVVYAKYFLSGWTTSAGIQMGSLALAAGIEVVVRLYLVPPMLQLMHEKYRIEDAIGSGQEVGSLVQGDLVDCPHYQRIHKGFRRIHMTIAIGNMTVMLTTCLQLYFLASKIRLS, encoded by the exons ATGTGCCACAATTCAGGGATCGTGGAGAAAAACAACGAGCAGCAGATCGAACGCTACATGGCCTGTGGGATGCCATCGAAGGCGGTGAAGAGTGTCAAGTACACGCTGAAGAAGCGCGAGAAGAAGGAGCAGCTGAGGAGAGATCTGCAGAAGGATCTGCACAGGGAACAGCAGTTGCTCGAGGAACTCGAgttgagcagcagcaacagcgactgctcctcctcctcggtcTCCGGCAGCGATAGCGAGGATAGCGGCGTAACCGAAACCGTTCTCAAATCGCCGCCAGCGGCGGAGACGACTCCCAGTCCAAAGGTCAGCTCACCGCCACCCACACCCAGAAGCGACCTCCTGCGATTCTGCCCGCGTTTTCGtaagctgcagcaggagcagcagcaacagatgcTCAAGGAGATGGagctgcaggaggaggagACCCTGACCAATGCCGCCCTGAAGGCTCAGCAGCAGCGCAAGCTTAGCTCCATGGAGCCGTCAATGGACGACGCCCTGGCCATCGGCACCCAGATGACGAGGCAGGTGTCCGAGCGAATCACCTGCCTGGTGGCCCAGCTGCAGGCCAGCCGCCTCTACAC AATTCTGACGCGTACGACACAACCAGCACACTTGATAGCCGTTTGCATATTGGTCTTTGTGCTGATGACTGTGGGACGCGACCTCATCGACCCAACGACAACAGTtgcaacagaagcagcagcagaaaacgCAGCAGCgtctgcaacagcagcatcgACGAGAACAGCAACGGGCGGAGTTCTGGCGGCCTTGGTCTTTCTGGGCGCCTTTGCCACCCACTTTGGGTCGCAGATCTGGATGACATTTGTCTCGG GACTCTCGCTGTATTTCTCTCTGCCCCGCCACGTTTTCGGACAGTGCCAGCAGATCCTGTTCCCGCGCTACTTCGCCCTGAACGCCATGCTCAGTCTGACGATGCTGGTGGTGTATGCCAAGTATTTCCTCAGTGGATGGACGACATCGGCGGGCATCCAGATGGGATCGCTGGCCCTGGCGGCGGGAATCGAGGTGGTGGTGCGACTGTATCTGGTGCCACCGATGCTGCAGCTAATGCACGAGAAGTACAGGATCGAGGATGCGATCGGCAGTGGCCAGGAGGTGGGCAGCCTCGTCCAGGGCGACCTCGTCGACTGTCCGCACTATCAGCGCATCCACAAGGGATTCCGGCGCATTCACATGACCATCGCCATTGGCAACATGACGGTCATGCTGACCACCTGCCTGCAGCTGTATTTTCTGGCATCGAAAATACGCCTTAGCTAA
- the LOC6526140 gene encoding blood vessel epicardial substance isoform X1: MPSTAGSAAGVGMGALINSAGSSASSVMGIGMGRAAATGAGAGAPGSSGSGAEASAGTLIAQSTAGTSAASSGTITWDNNGTLRSINPGDWSIEQCLGPHHLYFQLGWAFLFLAFLAPHGPYGSLWMRAMLLIGCLMMGMHGYLVARAPDVMLWSGMGLFVNFIYLVVVLCRLRPVRFEQEIEAVYLALFQPLHVTRHQFKKVLNCMKVIRALKYQEVYAQEKVTKVDSLSLVLSGKLVVSQHQRALHIVFPHQFLDSPEWFGVSTDDYFQVSIMAMEESRVLIWHRDKLKLSIMAEPFLQTVFDHILGRDVVKKLMQVTQVSESIASNGFLPSGGYAEDAEDKPMLILKKSVDVGHGLTALINRQLQDEHVPLLGRTYKQQQQQLLLQQQLEQQRVQEATISANNIEQSAI, translated from the exons ATGCCCAGCACGGCGGGCAGTGCAGCGGGCGTTGGGATGGGCGCCCTGATCAACAGCGCCGGCAGCAGCGCCAGTAGTGTCATGGGCATCGGCATGGGCAGAGCAGCGGCTACGggggcaggagcaggagcaccGGGTAGTTCGGGATCTGGAGCAGAGGCATCTGCCGGCACACTAATCGCGCAGAGCACGGCGGGAACGAGCGCCGCCAGCAGCGGAACGATCACCTGGGACAACAATGGAACCCTGCGATCGATCAATCCCGGCGACTGGTCCATCGAACAGTGCCTTGGGCCACATCACCTGTACTTTCAGCTCGGCTGGGCCTTCCTCTTCCTAGCCTTTTTGGCTCCACACGGTCCCTACGGATCCCTGTGGATGCGGGCCATGCTGCTCATTGGCTGCCTGATGATGGGCATGCATGGCTACTTGGTGGCCCGTGCACCGGACGTCATGCTGTGGTCGGGCATGGGACTTTTTGTCAACTTCATCTATCTCGTCGTGGTGCTGTGCCGGCTGAGGCCTGTGAGATTCGAGCAGGAAATCGAGGCG GTGTACCTGGCACTTTTCCAGCCGCTGCACGTGACGCGCCACCAGTTCAAGAAGGTGCTCAACTGCATGAAGGTGATACGTGCCCTGAAGTACCAGGAGGTCTACGCCCAGGAGAAGGTCACCAAGGTCGACAGCCTGTCGCTGGTGCTGAGCGGCAA ATTGGTGGTGTCGCAGCATCAGCGCGCCCTGCACATTGTGTTTCCCCATCAGTTCCTAGACTCGCCGGAATGGTTTGGCGTCTCGACCGATGACTACTTTCAG GTCTCCATCATGGCCATGGAGGAGTCGCGCGTGCTGATCTGGCATCGCGACAAGCTCAAACTGTCAATTATGGCCGAGCCCTTCTTGCAGACCGTCTTCGATCACATTCTCGGCCGGGATGTGGTCAAGAAGCTGATGCAGGTCACCCAG GTGAGCGAGTCGATAGCCAGCAATGGCTTCCTGCCCTCTGGTGGATATGCTGAGGATGCGGAGGACAAGCCCATGCTGATACTCAAGAAGAGTGTGGATGTGGGACACGGACTGACGGCCCTGATCAACCGGCAGCTACAGG ACGAGCATGTTCCTTTACTTGGTCGCACgtacaaacaacaacaacaacaactactactgcaacaacaactagaACAACAACGCGTACAAGAAGCAACAATCAGCGCCAACAACATCGAGCAAAGTGCAATCTGA
- the LOC6526140 gene encoding blood vessel epicardial substance isoform X2 encodes MPSTAGSAAGVGMGALINSAGSSASSVMGIGMGRAAATGAGAGAPGSSGSGAEASAGTLIAQSTAGTSAASSGTITWDNNGTLRSINPGDWSIEQCLGPHHLYFQLGWAFLFLAFLAPHGPYGSLWMRAMLLIGCLMMGMHGYLVARAPDVMLWSGMGLFVNFIYLVVVLCRLRPVRFEQEIEAVYLALFQPLHVTRHQFKKVLNCMKVIRALKYQEVYAQEKVTKVDSLSLVLSGKLVVSQHQRALHIVFPHQFLDSPEWFGVSTDDYFQVSIMAMEESRVLIWHRDKLKLSIMAEPFLQTVFDHILGRDVVKKLMQVTQVSESIASNGFLPSGGYAEDAEDKPMLILKKSVDVGHGLTALINRQLQALPRISKYYDCAGDPNSWRLGRIDETDHETAV; translated from the exons ATGCCCAGCACGGCGGGCAGTGCAGCGGGCGTTGGGATGGGCGCCCTGATCAACAGCGCCGGCAGCAGCGCCAGTAGTGTCATGGGCATCGGCATGGGCAGAGCAGCGGCTACGggggcaggagcaggagcaccGGGTAGTTCGGGATCTGGAGCAGAGGCATCTGCCGGCACACTAATCGCGCAGAGCACGGCGGGAACGAGCGCCGCCAGCAGCGGAACGATCACCTGGGACAACAATGGAACCCTGCGATCGATCAATCCCGGCGACTGGTCCATCGAACAGTGCCTTGGGCCACATCACCTGTACTTTCAGCTCGGCTGGGCCTTCCTCTTCCTAGCCTTTTTGGCTCCACACGGTCCCTACGGATCCCTGTGGATGCGGGCCATGCTGCTCATTGGCTGCCTGATGATGGGCATGCATGGCTACTTGGTGGCCCGTGCACCGGACGTCATGCTGTGGTCGGGCATGGGACTTTTTGTCAACTTCATCTATCTCGTCGTGGTGCTGTGCCGGCTGAGGCCTGTGAGATTCGAGCAGGAAATCGAGGCG GTGTACCTGGCACTTTTCCAGCCGCTGCACGTGACGCGCCACCAGTTCAAGAAGGTGCTCAACTGCATGAAGGTGATACGTGCCCTGAAGTACCAGGAGGTCTACGCCCAGGAGAAGGTCACCAAGGTCGACAGCCTGTCGCTGGTGCTGAGCGGCAA ATTGGTGGTGTCGCAGCATCAGCGCGCCCTGCACATTGTGTTTCCCCATCAGTTCCTAGACTCGCCGGAATGGTTTGGCGTCTCGACCGATGACTACTTTCAG GTCTCCATCATGGCCATGGAGGAGTCGCGCGTGCTGATCTGGCATCGCGACAAGCTCAAACTGTCAATTATGGCCGAGCCCTTCTTGCAGACCGTCTTCGATCACATTCTCGGCCGGGATGTGGTCAAGAAGCTGATGCAGGTCACCCAG GTGAGCGAGTCGATAGCCAGCAATGGCTTCCTGCCCTCTGGTGGATATGCTGAGGATGCGGAGGACAAGCCCATGCTGATACTCAAGAAGAGTGTGGATGTGGGACACGGACTGACGGCCCTGATCAACCGGCAGCTACAGG
- the LOC6526140 gene encoding blood vessel epicardial substance isoform X3, whose translation MPSTAGSAAGVGMGALINSAGSSASSVMGIGMGRAAATGAGAGAPGSSGSGAEASAGTLIAQSTAGTSAASSGTITWDNNGTLRSINPGDWSIEQCLGPHHLYFQLGWAFLFLAFLAPHGPYGSLWMRAMLLIGCLMMGMHGYLVARAPDVMLWSGMGLFVNFIYLVVVLCRLRPVRFEQEIEAVYLALFQPLHVTRHQFKKVLNCMKVIRALKYQEVYAQEKVTKVDSLSLVLSGKLVVSQHQRALHIVFPHQFLDSPEWFGVSTDDYFQVSIMAMEESRVLIWHRDKLKLSIMAEPFLQTVFDHILGRDVVKKLMQVTQVSESIASNGFLPSGGYAEDAEDKPMLILKKSVDVGHGLTALINRQLQAGDPNSWRLGRIDETDHETAV comes from the exons ATGCCCAGCACGGCGGGCAGTGCAGCGGGCGTTGGGATGGGCGCCCTGATCAACAGCGCCGGCAGCAGCGCCAGTAGTGTCATGGGCATCGGCATGGGCAGAGCAGCGGCTACGggggcaggagcaggagcaccGGGTAGTTCGGGATCTGGAGCAGAGGCATCTGCCGGCACACTAATCGCGCAGAGCACGGCGGGAACGAGCGCCGCCAGCAGCGGAACGATCACCTGGGACAACAATGGAACCCTGCGATCGATCAATCCCGGCGACTGGTCCATCGAACAGTGCCTTGGGCCACATCACCTGTACTTTCAGCTCGGCTGGGCCTTCCTCTTCCTAGCCTTTTTGGCTCCACACGGTCCCTACGGATCCCTGTGGATGCGGGCCATGCTGCTCATTGGCTGCCTGATGATGGGCATGCATGGCTACTTGGTGGCCCGTGCACCGGACGTCATGCTGTGGTCGGGCATGGGACTTTTTGTCAACTTCATCTATCTCGTCGTGGTGCTGTGCCGGCTGAGGCCTGTGAGATTCGAGCAGGAAATCGAGGCG GTGTACCTGGCACTTTTCCAGCCGCTGCACGTGACGCGCCACCAGTTCAAGAAGGTGCTCAACTGCATGAAGGTGATACGTGCCCTGAAGTACCAGGAGGTCTACGCCCAGGAGAAGGTCACCAAGGTCGACAGCCTGTCGCTGGTGCTGAGCGGCAA ATTGGTGGTGTCGCAGCATCAGCGCGCCCTGCACATTGTGTTTCCCCATCAGTTCCTAGACTCGCCGGAATGGTTTGGCGTCTCGACCGATGACTACTTTCAG GTCTCCATCATGGCCATGGAGGAGTCGCGCGTGCTGATCTGGCATCGCGACAAGCTCAAACTGTCAATTATGGCCGAGCCCTTCTTGCAGACCGTCTTCGATCACATTCTCGGCCGGGATGTGGTCAAGAAGCTGATGCAGGTCACCCAG GTGAGCGAGTCGATAGCCAGCAATGGCTTCCTGCCCTCTGGTGGATATGCTGAGGATGCGGAGGACAAGCCCATGCTGATACTCAAGAAGAGTGTGGATGTGGGACACGGACTGACGGCCCTGATCAACCGGCAGCTACAGG